One region of Pogona vitticeps strain Pit_001003342236 chromosome 1, PviZW2.1, whole genome shotgun sequence genomic DNA includes:
- the FAIM gene encoding fas apoptotic inhibitory molecule 1 isoform X1, which produces MASRDESNDYEDDVSSDYSYLDRMTDLVAIWEVALSDGVHKIEFEHGTTSGKRVIYVDGKEIMRKEWMFKLVGKETFTVGASKTKATINIDAVSGFAYEYTLEIDGKSLKKYMENRSKTTNTWVLHLDGTDFRVVLEKDTMDVWCNGQKVETAGEFVEDGTETHFNIGNHSCCIKAVSSGKRREGILHTLIVDDGEIPEALE; this is translated from the exons ATGGCATCTCGTGATGAGAGTAATGACTATGAAGATGATGTGAG tTCTGACTACAGTTACCTAGACAGAATGACAGACTTGGTGGCTATCTGGGAAGTAGCTTTAAGTGATGGTGTTCACAAAATTGAGTTTGAACATGGGACTACCTCAGGAAAACGAGTTATCTATGTAGATGGAAAG gAAATAATGAGAAAGGAATGGATGTTCAAATTAGtgggaaaagaaacatttactgttGGTGCATCAAAAACAAAGGCTACTATTAACATTGATGCAGTCAGTGGCTTTGCATATGAATATACTTTGGAAATTGATGGAAAGAGCCTTAAGAAATATATGGAGAACAGGTCAAAAACAACCAACACTTGGGTGTTACACCTGGATGGTACAGACTTTCGTGTTGTTTTAG agaaaGACACAATGGATGTCTGGTGCAATGGTCAAAAAGTGGAAACGGCG GGTGAATTTGTAGAAGATGGTACAGAAACACATTTCAATATTGGAAATCATAGTTGTTGCATTAAAGCTGTTAGTAgtggaaaaagaagggaaggaattcTTCATACACTTATTGTAGATGATGGAGAAATCCCTGAAGCTTTGGAAtag
- the FAIM gene encoding fas apoptotic inhibitory molecule 1 isoform X2 — protein MCCPSSDYSYLDRMTDLVAIWEVALSDGVHKIEFEHGTTSGKRVIYVDGKEIMRKEWMFKLVGKETFTVGASKTKATINIDAVSGFAYEYTLEIDGKSLKKYMENRSKTTNTWVLHLDGTDFRVVLEKDTMDVWCNGQKVETAGEFVEDGTETHFNIGNHSCCIKAVSSGKRREGILHTLIVDDGEIPEALE, from the exons tTCTGACTACAGTTACCTAGACAGAATGACAGACTTGGTGGCTATCTGGGAAGTAGCTTTAAGTGATGGTGTTCACAAAATTGAGTTTGAACATGGGACTACCTCAGGAAAACGAGTTATCTATGTAGATGGAAAG gAAATAATGAGAAAGGAATGGATGTTCAAATTAGtgggaaaagaaacatttactgttGGTGCATCAAAAACAAAGGCTACTATTAACATTGATGCAGTCAGTGGCTTTGCATATGAATATACTTTGGAAATTGATGGAAAGAGCCTTAAGAAATATATGGAGAACAGGTCAAAAACAACCAACACTTGGGTGTTACACCTGGATGGTACAGACTTTCGTGTTGTTTTAG agaaaGACACAATGGATGTCTGGTGCAATGGTCAAAAAGTGGAAACGGCG GGTGAATTTGTAGAAGATGGTACAGAAACACATTTCAATATTGGAAATCATAGTTGTTGCATTAAAGCTGTTAGTAgtggaaaaagaagggaaggaattcTTCATACACTTATTGTAGATGATGGAGAAATCCCTGAAGCTTTGGAAtag
- the FAIM gene encoding fas apoptotic inhibitory molecule 1 isoform X3 has product MTDLVAIWEVALSDGVHKIEFEHGTTSGKRVIYVDGKEIMRKEWMFKLVGKETFTVGASKTKATINIDAVSGFAYEYTLEIDGKSLKKYMENRSKTTNTWVLHLDGTDFRVVLEKDTMDVWCNGQKVETAGEFVEDGTETHFNIGNHSCCIKAVSSGKRREGILHTLIVDDGEIPEALE; this is encoded by the exons ATGACAGACTTGGTGGCTATCTGGGAAGTAGCTTTAAGTGATGGTGTTCACAAAATTGAGTTTGAACATGGGACTACCTCAGGAAAACGAGTTATCTATGTAGATGGAAAG gAAATAATGAGAAAGGAATGGATGTTCAAATTAGtgggaaaagaaacatttactgttGGTGCATCAAAAACAAAGGCTACTATTAACATTGATGCAGTCAGTGGCTTTGCATATGAATATACTTTGGAAATTGATGGAAAGAGCCTTAAGAAATATATGGAGAACAGGTCAAAAACAACCAACACTTGGGTGTTACACCTGGATGGTACAGACTTTCGTGTTGTTTTAG agaaaGACACAATGGATGTCTGGTGCAATGGTCAAAAAGTGGAAACGGCG GGTGAATTTGTAGAAGATGGTACAGAAACACATTTCAATATTGGAAATCATAGTTGTTGCATTAAAGCTGTTAGTAgtggaaaaagaagggaaggaattcTTCATACACTTATTGTAGATGATGGAGAAATCCCTGAAGCTTTGGAAtag